The genomic interval ctttttatttgttaaatttgatttttattttttattattattttttattttatttaaaataatttatgaaattgatatttgtttttcaattttatcctccaacttttttatatattagattttgtccttatttttttaataaaattcaaaacaaattaataaattatttttagctcattttttcatgacataatcaaatattaaaaaatattttttaatttttttaaatattaaaaaataattaattttttataaaaactacttACGAAAAGTAAATTATTCTCCAGCAAACAAGTTCGACAAGCAAACGGTATCCGAGAAAACCTCTGTAGTTTTGTCTTGGCTTCTCTTAACATTCTTTCTACCCCTTCTACAAcgatattttcataattaaactAAGAAATAAGTGAAGACTTCACTCCCTTTTCATGACATgtatggggttttttttttttttttgcatgagtGTGTTCTagtttaagatatattttttgcaCCCCTGGCCAATACGCCCACTCCCCGATCAGTTGATATCATATGCATTATTGAATTATATTGCAATATCTTTAAACTACgctagaaattaaataattgactTTTTGATTAATATCAATATCAAGAGGCCATGAGTGGATGTGAGTAAAATCAGGAGAAAGCGATGCAGACAAATTGCGAATCCCTCAAAGttcaaaaaaatctatgttGGTTTCAAAAAAAGTccgaattatttttatacatcatCCTTATATATAATAGAAGAACTTACATTTTAGTAATATATGCCGTAATTGTTTTCTATACATCACATTCCTTATACTAGAAAAACCAACAATTTAGCACATAATACataacatattaattttttttaatatgtttgaataattttttatttcaacgtATTCATTCCCTCATCCccaaagtaaattattttagtttcaagaataatataaaagtaTTCTTATAAATCTGGTTCATCTGCGTTCTTAACATGATAGCCGGttagaaattcaaatttattctcTGTAAGTGAatgagtaaattaattataagGTAAAAGTGCCTCAGTGAATGACTCcatatccctttttttttcatgctttcaaGAAGAGACATCTGGTCCTGGTATTGCCACGACGAAGTATTACTGCTGAATGGCAGAAGAAAACAAACTCGAGTCTTGATGTAGATAACGCTATCGGTGAGAAATCTTGCTGTGGATAAAGTTGTCGGTGAGAAATCTCGAAGTAGATAAAGTTGTCGGTAGGGTTTTCTGTGTGcgattgaaaatattttttaatcacttCGAAGTGATTGTTCGGCAACAAATGTGCATTGTAATCGTTTTTGCTAttacagtttattttttaaaaaatattttagttttatttttagttaaaaaagatagattttcaCATATAGAATAAATTATAGACAATTTTATACGTggttcaatataaaaataaaaaactatttagtttaccagatgttttttttattagatataaaGTAGAAATTATGGCAATGGCAAACGGTATGTAAAAATCCCTGGATTTTTACCATTGATCACGTGACATGCATCTTGTTGAgtagtataaatactcttgagGGAACCCAATCAATTTCAAGTTGAAGAAGTGCTAGATACTAGTAGTAGTTGCAGACAAAGAGCTAGTGTTAGACAGGTTCTTGTTAGACAGAGAGATGGAGAAGAAATGCTATGGTCTTTTCTTGTTGCTGCTCATTGCCCTGGCTTCCCGTAAGTCATTGTACATATTTAACATGCACCCATTTGTTCTTTCCCAGCCTTTAAATCAACTGTGCTTTCTGTATGTGTTTTAAAGGAGACTGAttggttgattttttcaaaatttatgtgTGCCATTTTGCAGAGGAAATGATGGTACCTGCTGAGGCTAGGGTTTGCTTGTCACAGAGCCATAGTTTTAAAGGACCATGTGTAAGAGGCCACAACTGTGCTAGTGTGTGCAAGACTGAAGGTTTTCCCGGTGGTGAATGCAAAGGGTTCCGCCGCCGCTGTTTTTGCGCCAAGCCTTGTTAGTGAAATAATGCAGCTCGCGCAAAAGAAAAATGCAGCAACCATGTCATGGCCAGTCTCTTACTTGCTATTCATATGTGTGGCGTTGCTGGGTACttgcttaaataaataaataaaatcccttCCTTTTATTGAAGATTCAGCTGATCATGCTAGCTGTTGGTTTCCCTGCTTTTAGAAATATTGGAATATGAATGATGAACTCTATCCTCTTGAACCTTTCTGATTTGTGTGTGTTATTTTGTTTCCACATAAAACGTCGGAAGTCTATTAAACCCTGGCTGAAGCCTCGGGgttgtttggattttttattttttaaatcgaaCTAGATTTTAATTAGATCACGAGTCAATTTCAGTTGATTTGATTCTTCTGACACCAGTCTCTGGCTAGAGACCGGTTAGTCAAGCTCCGAGTCAATTAATTCCAAGTCAATCCACTTAACCTGCTTGGCTTAAGTTAAAGAGTAAATGTCTCACATGGTacttaaataaattgatgaaattaaatcaTGATCTAAgtattttagtgattttttcataaattaataatcGTATCATATCAACAAGAACTGACCTTGTTCCTTAAACATTACAAACActaaactaatgaaaaaaaataataataataaactatatACTAAATGAAACAAGACTAACTTggaacaaagataaaaaatatatatatattatacaatcTGACATTAAAAGATTGATTCCTTGTTTATACAAAATGTTGTTAATTGTTTTGCTCCAATTAACtaaatagattaaaaagaaaatcataagctTGAGGGtgagatttctt from Populus trichocarpa isolate Nisqually-1 unplaced genomic scaffold, P.trichocarpa_v4.1 scaffold_1865, whole genome shotgun sequence carries:
- the LOC7465901 gene encoding defensin-like protein 1, coding for MEKKCYGLFLLLLIALASQEMMVPAEARVCLSQSHSFKGPCVRGHNCASVCKTEGFPGGECKGFRRRCFCAKPC